A segment of the Asinibacterium sp. OR53 genome:
TGCGTGGGCATGAATTCACCCGCAATGGTGTACTGGGAGCCATCGTAGTAGGTCTGGCTGTGGGTACTTTAATGAGCATTATTACTGAATATTATACTGCCATGGGCAAACGCCCGGTAACGTCCATCATCCGCCAGTCTTCTACCGGTCACGCTACCAATGTAATTGGTGGTCTGGCTGTAGGTATGGAGTCTACCTGCTTACCTATTTTGGTGCTGGCAGGCGGTATCTGGGGCTCTTATGAATGTGCAGGTTTATACGGTGTGGCCATTGCCGCTGCCGGTATGATGGCTACTACTGCCATGCAGTTGGCGATCGACGCTTTTGGTCCGATTGCCGATAACGCCGGTGGTATCGCCGAAATGAGCGAGCTGCCCAAAGATGTGCGTGAAAAAACCGATGTACTCGATGCAGTGGGTAATACCACTGCTGCCACCGGTAAAGGTTTTGCCATTGCCTCTGCTGCATTGACTGCCCTGGCCCTGTTCGCCGCTTTCGTAGGTGTAGCAGGTATCAAGGGTATTGATATTTATAAGGCGAAAGTGTTGGCTTCTCTTTTTGTAGGAGCCATGATCCCCTTCATCTTCTCTTCATTAGCTATCCGCGCAGTGGGACAAGCCGCTATGGCCATGGTGGAAGAAGTTCGCCGCCAGTTCCGCACCATCAAAGGAATCATGGAAGGAACAGGCAAACCCGAGTACGATAAATGCGTGGCCATTTCTACCGAGGCATCTATCAAAAAAATGATGCTGCCCGGCGCTATCGCCATCGTATCTCCATTGATCATTGGTTTCCTGCTGGGTCCCGAACCATTGGGCGGTTTCCTGGCAGGCGCTACCGTAAGCGGCGTGCTGATGGGTATGTTCCAGAACAATGCCGGTGGTGCGTGGGATAATGCTAAAAAATCTTTCGAGAAAGGCGTAGAGATCAACGGTGAAACACACTATAAAAAATCAGAGCCGCATAAAGCTTCTGTTACCGGAGATACTGTTGGTGATCCTTTCAAAGACACTTCCGGACCTTCTATGAACATCCTCATCAAATTGATGTCGATCGTATCATTGGTAATTGCTCCTACCCTGGCGCAATTACATAAATCCGATGCGGAACAGCCTGCTACTACTGCTGTTAAACATGTAACTACACCAAAAGCAGTTACACAGCATAACAACACTGTAGCGCTCAAATAAAGTATTCCTATTCAACAAAAAGCCGCTACATATCCTAATGCAGCGGCTTTTTTGTTTTCGTTTTCTAGCGGTCGAAAATGCGCTCCTTTAACATCATTACCTGGGGACAAATTGTCCCCAGGTAAAATTTCCCATTTTGGGAACTATTTACTATCTTTGATGTAAACTACCTCGTTGAGAATTATAGCTAAAAAGACTTTAAGGGACTTTTGGGAAGAGCATCCGGGCAGTAAACAACAATTACTTTCCTGGTTCCAGGAAGCGGCAAAGGCAAAGTGGACGAGCACAAGACCTATTAAAGCAGCATATCCAAGCGCTAGCTTTTTAGCCGAAAACAGAATTGTATTTAACATCAAAGGCAATACGTATAGACTTGTAGTAAAAATCAATTACGACTACCAGATGATTTGGATAAGGTTTGTTGGCACGCATGCTGAATATGATAAAATAAACGCGAAAACAATATAAAATGAATATCAAGCCAATTAAAACAAAGAAAGATTATCAAGCTGCCCTTGAAAGGTTAGATATCATTTTTGATGCAAAAAAAGGAACTGCCGAAGGTGATGAGTTGGAAGTTTTAAGTGTTCTTATCGACAATTATGAAAATCAGCACTTCCCAATAGGTTTTCCTGATCCCGTTGAAGCCATCAAATTCAGAATGGAGCAGCTTGGATATTCCCAAACCGATTTTGCAGAAGTCATAGGATCAAAAAGCCGCTCAAGTGAGATTTTAAACAAGAAAAGAAAGTTATCACTCGATATGATCAGGCAAATTCATGACATATTGAACATACCAACAGAAGTATTAGTCCAGGCATATTGATAACTGAATTTAGCCGTTTAACGAAATTTTATCGTTTTTTTACGAATGAGGTCGTATATTGCTTACGAATAAAATCGTACAAATGGCTGTTTCAAAGAATATCAAGCCCACTGAAAGTGAGCTGGAAATATTGAGGGTATTATGGGATAAAGGCGCCGCCACCGTAAGAGAAGTGCATGAAGTACTGGCCGAACACAAAGACTCAGGCTATACCACTACGCTAAAGCTCATGCAAATCATGTTCGAAAAAGGCATTGTAAAGCGAGACGACAGCAGTAAAACGCATATCTATCGCCCCAATATCTCACGTGAAAATACACAACAGCAATTTGTAGGGAAAATGATCCATTCCCTCTTTGGCGGTTCTTCTACCCAACTGGTGATGCAGGCATTGGGCAATCATGCACCCAGTAAAGAAGAACTCGAAGAAATTCAGAAAATGCTGGACAATCTTAAAAAACAGTAGTGCTTATGCAACACCTCTTTCAATCTCCTTTTCTGCAGGCATTGGGTTATGCTATTGCCAACAGTTTATGGCAGGCTGCATTGGTGTGGTTGGTGTTTGTGTTGTTGAACAGTGTGCTCAGACTCAACGCCTCCAACCGGTACAAGCTAGCGGTGGCCTCGCAGTTGTTGATACTGGTATGGTTCCTGGTTACTTTACAGTTTTATACAACCCTCTGTAACAATATTGCCACACAGGTGCCGGCGAATGCAGACCGCTGGCAACAGGTAGTGCTGAACAAAGACGGCAGCATGCCTTCCCTTTTTATTGCTGCATTGATCAAAGCCGAGCAATGGCTCCCCTATTTATCGGTTGCCTACCTGGTGCTTATGTGTTTCTTATGTATCCGTTGGGTCATCGGTTATCGCAAAACGCAATTGATACGCAGCACAGGCCTCAGTAAAATGCCCGCACAGTGGCGCATCTTCACGTCCAACCTGGCATTACAATTGGGCATTAAAAGAAAAGTTCAGGTATTCCTGTCCGAAACCATCCATACCCCGCTTACCATTGGTTTTCTCAAACCGTTGATATTAATTCCTGTTGCCAGTATCAACCACCTCAGCGCAGAACAACTCGAAGCAGTGATCCTGCACGAAATGGCACACATCAAACGTTACGATTACCTGCTCAATATCATTTTATCGATCGTAGAGATCAGTCTTTTCTTTAATCCTTTCACGCAATTATTGAGCAAACAGATATGCAAAGAAAGAGAGAACAGCTGCGACGATTGGGTGCTTCAATTCCAGTACAATGCCGCTTCTTATGCAGAGGCATTATTACAAATAGCACGTTTGCAAACGGTACCCGCTGCTTTTGCAATGGCTGCTGCCAATCCTAAACACGATTTACTAGGCCGTATCAAACGCATGATCGACCCGCAGGAAAACCGCTTCAACTATCGCAGGCAATTGCTGGCTTTTGGTATGGTAACCCTCCTGCTCGCATCCATTGCCTGGTTCAACCCGAATAAAGGCTTTACACAATCTTCAACCGGCGGCAAGACGCTTGTTAAAGCACCGCAAGCTCCTTTGCAACCCATTGCAGCCGAGCCGATGACCGTACAAGTAAACAACCCGCTTTTCAATCCCGTATTCTTTCTTTCCGAGCCATTGAAAAAGAAAATAAAGAAAGACATGGAAGTGGCTGCCCGGGAAATACAATCGTCTACTAAAGAAGTGGTAGCTGTTACCCCGGTGGTTTCTGCAGCATTGGAGACCGCTGCGCAGCAACTCAATCAGCAGCTTCAACTGAGTAATATACAACAGGAAGCTGCATACAAGGAAATGGCCAAAGCTGCTTCCTGGCCAAAGCAGATCAACAATGTTGTGGATACCGCTGCCATCTTCGCATCCATCCGTAATATTCCAAAGAAAGAAGAGCTCGACCGTACTTTCCGGAAAATGAAAGAAGACATTGATAAAGCACGCAAAGATTTAAGCTTTCAACTGTCTCAGCAAGCAGCGCAATGTAGTCAGTCTCCAGAAGCGGCCAAAATGCAGCACGAAATGGCACTGGCCCTCAAAGAACTGGAGAAGCTGAACCTCGATAAACTGGTGTCTGTTACCTTGCAGCAAATAAAGATCCCTGAAATAATATTTGCATCCGATAAGAACAGGAAAGAAAAGCAGGTGATCATCAAGGATAAGGCTGCCGATAATAAAAGCACAACAGCCATCATCATGGAAGATCTCTGAAGATCACCATAAATGCCGCGGACACCAATCGCTATAACGGTTACCCAGTAAAAATCCGATCATTATTTCGTGGGTTCCCTTACTCACTGTGTTCAACTGTGAAGTTTGCAGGTCATAAGAATAACCGATATTGATGCTGCGGTTGAGGTTGATGCCTGTCATGGCCGCATAACCATCTTTATAACGGAAAGAACCGCCCAGCCAGATCAGGTCCTGGTACTGCAACTTGAGGTTGATATCAAACCCAAGCGGCAAAGGCGTTACATAACGGACCAACGCCGAAGGCAGGAAACTGATATCGTCTGAAAGCTGCATGCGATAGCCGGCACTGAAAAACAAATGCGGCAATAACTTCCCCTTGTCCAGGTAAACACGGTTATCGGAAAAAGCGATCTGCTGCGGAACGATCTGCTGTGCCGCGATGCCCAGGAAATAATCTCTCGAATACAACCACAGTCCTGCACTGATATCTGGTTTGATGCGGTTGATCTGGCCGCTGCCGGCTACTGCCGGATCAACCGTGGTAGTACCGAAATTCAATTTACTCGCATCCAGGCTCATATTGGTAAAGCCTACGGAAATACCACCGGCAATATTCGTGTGCGGTGAAAGACCTACATGATAAGCATAGGTACCATAAGCGGCGAAGCGGTTAAGCGGACCTGTTTTATCATTCAACAAAGTGAACCCTATGCCATGGTGTGGCTCGGCAGCGACGTAATCGCGCCAGTAAGCAGGGCCGCGCGGGTTCTCTCCACTGGCATGAAAGCTGGTAGCAGTCTCCCTGTCGTAATCGCTTTTCGTAAGCGGCCCCTGTATGGTGAGATAAGTAGTCACCGGCGCATCCTGCAATCCCACCCATTGCATGCGGTGACTGGCTTTTACATCCCAATAATTTTCAATACCCGCCACAGCAGGATTGATGATGTAATTGTTCATGATGTACTGGGTGTAATAAGGCCTTTGCTGGGCCTTTGCAGCAGCCATGCAACAAACCATACTCATCAATACAAATAGCAGTTTCCTGTTCATGCGCGTCATTTAATAATGGTTACCGATCCGGTAACGATTTTTCTCCCGTTCTTGGGATTGATCACATAATAATAAGTAGCCACCGGCAAAGGCTGTCCATTGTAAATACCATCCCATTCTTTATCATATCCCTGCGACCTGAAAACGAGCTGCCCGTAACGGTCATACACTTCTACCGTAGCGCCGGGATAGCTTTCCAGGTAACGGATCTTCCAGGTATCATTGATGCCATCGCCATTGGGCGAAAACGCATTGGGCACATCGATACTCAACAACACTTTAATGAAACTGGTATCGGATACCGAACAGCCGCCCTTGCCGGTTAATACAAGCGTATAAGTAATGTCCGACTTAGGTGTTGACTTCGGCACCGAATCTGTATTGGACGTAAGATAAGTGGCCGGCGTCCAAAGATATTGCAGGTTGGTTCCATATACATATACCGGCCTGAGCGTAGCTGTGCCCCCTTCCAATACATTGATCTTCGAAGGCAGTTTTAATTTCGGATAAGGATCTACGACAACCTGCTGGATAGCCGTGTCGCTCACACATCCTTGCTGGTTGAAGAAATAATAACTGATGTTGAATGTTCCCGAATCGGTAAAACGTTTCAGCGGGTTTTGTAATGCAGAAACATCCCCACCCGAAAGCATCCAGTTCCAGGATATGGCATTGCTGGTGATGCCATTACCCTTATCAGTGAAACGGATCGTATCACCCATACAGGCTTCTGAAGGGCTCGCGATAAACGCCGCCTTTGGTTGCGGGTAGATCGTAGTCAGCATCTGCGTCAATGAATCGATGCATCCGTCTTTGGATGTTAGTTTCAGTTGCACAGGGTAAGGTCCCACTGCACTATAATGATGTGATGGGTTCTTTACCACCGCTGCTGTATTGTTGAAGGGGTCTCCGAAATTCCACAAATAACTGAACAATGCCTGCGAGCCATCGGCAATGGTGGATTGATCGGTAAATTGTCCGTTGCCATCCGGCAAACATATTTTCGGCAATACAAACGCAGGTTTGGGTAACGGGTTTACTTTCACTGATTGTGTGTTGGTGGTACTCACGCAGCCACTGTCTGTTGCTACCTGCAACGATACGGTATAGGTTTGCGCAACCGCATAGGTTACGCCAAAAATAGTATTGTCCAGCCTGTTCGCCGTACTGCCATTACCAAAATCCCATTTCCATTGCCGTATATTGGAATAGTTGGCCAATGAACTGTCAACAAAAGAAACCGCGTTCTTCTCACACTGCAAACTGCCTACATTCCATTTAGCCACAGGCGAAGGCCATACGGTTATGTTCTGCGTGGCCGAGTCGCGGCAACCTTTGTCAGACACTGCCAGGTATTGTATGGGATAAGTACCTACGCCTGCCATTTTGGGATCGAAGAGTCCGCTTGCAATATTGGCAATGCCATTGCCACCGA
Coding sequences within it:
- a CDS encoding type II toxin-antitoxin system HigA family antitoxin, which encodes MNIKPIKTKKDYQAALERLDIIFDAKKGTAEGDELEVLSVLIDNYENQHFPIGFPDPVEAIKFRMEQLGYSQTDFAEVIGSKSRSSEILNKKRKLSLDMIRQIHDILNIPTEVLVQAY
- a CDS encoding BlaI/MecI/CopY family transcriptional regulator — its product is MAVSKNIKPTESELEILRVLWDKGAATVREVHEVLAEHKDSGYTTTLKLMQIMFEKGIVKRDDSSKTHIYRPNISRENTQQQFVGKMIHSLFGGSSTQLVMQALGNHAPSKEELEEIQKMLDNLKKQ
- a CDS encoding type II toxin-antitoxin system HigB family toxin; the protein is MRIIAKKTLRDFWEEHPGSKQQLLSWFQEAAKAKWTSTRPIKAAYPSASFLAENRIVFNIKGNTYRLVVKINYDYQMIWIRFVGTHAEYDKINAKTI
- a CDS encoding type IX secretion system membrane protein PorP/SprF; the protein is MNRKLLFVLMSMVCCMAAAKAQQRPYYTQYIMNNYIINPAVAGIENYWDVKASHRMQWVGLQDAPVTTYLTIQGPLTKSDYDRETATSFHASGENPRGPAYWRDYVAAEPHHGIGFTLLNDKTGPLNRFAAYGTYAYHVGLSPHTNIAGGISVGFTNMSLDASKLNFGTTTVDPAVAGSGQINRIKPDISAGLWLYSRDYFLGIAAQQIVPQQIAFSDNRVYLDKGKLLPHLFFSAGYRMQLSDDISFLPSALVRYVTPLPLGFDINLKLQYQDLIWLGGSFRYKDGYAAMTGINLNRSINIGYSYDLQTSQLNTVSKGTHEIMIGFLLGNRYSDWCPRHLW
- a CDS encoding M56 family metallopeptidase; this translates as MQHLFQSPFLQALGYAIANSLWQAALVWLVFVLLNSVLRLNASNRYKLAVASQLLILVWFLVTLQFYTTLCNNIATQVPANADRWQQVVLNKDGSMPSLFIAALIKAEQWLPYLSVAYLVLMCFLCIRWVIGYRKTQLIRSTGLSKMPAQWRIFTSNLALQLGIKRKVQVFLSETIHTPLTIGFLKPLILIPVASINHLSAEQLEAVILHEMAHIKRYDYLLNIILSIVEISLFFNPFTQLLSKQICKERENSCDDWVLQFQYNAASYAEALLQIARLQTVPAAFAMAAANPKHDLLGRIKRMIDPQENRFNYRRQLLAFGMVTLLLASIAWFNPNKGFTQSSTGGKTLVKAPQAPLQPIAAEPMTVQVNNPLFNPVFFLSEPLKKKIKKDMEVAAREIQSSTKEVVAVTPVVSAALETAAQQLNQQLQLSNIQQEAAYKEMAKAASWPKQINNVVDTAAIFASIRNIPKKEELDRTFRKMKEDIDKARKDLSFQLSQQAAQCSQSPEAAKMQHEMALALKELEKLNLDKLVSVTLQQIKIPEIIFASDKNRKEKQVIIKDKAADNKSTTAIIMEDL
- a CDS encoding sodium-translocating pyrophosphatase: MDNALFYAVPAMGVVGLLYTFFKFNWVSKQDAGNDRMKEISTYIAEGAMAFLKAEWRILTYFVIIVALLLGVMASSNPHSHWSIALAFVLGAVCSAVAGYIGMKAATKANVRTAQAARTSLSKALNVSFTGGAVMGLGVAGLAVLGLGTVYLILKQTFAPGSAANSEDMLRTIEVLTGFSLGAESIALFARVGGGIYTKAADVGADLVGKVEAGIPEDDPRNPATIADNVGDNVGDVAGMGADLFGSYVATVLATMVLGQETISTDNFGGYAPILLPMLIAGVGILFSIIGTFFVRISDTAGINTSSVQKALNMGNWGSIILTAIACAGLVYYILPETMTLRGHEFTRNGVLGAIVVGLAVGTLMSIITEYYTAMGKRPVTSIIRQSSTGHATNVIGGLAVGMESTCLPILVLAGGIWGSYECAGLYGVAIAAAGMMATTAMQLAIDAFGPIADNAGGIAEMSELPKDVREKTDVLDAVGNTTAATGKGFAIASAALTALALFAAFVGVAGIKGIDIYKAKVLASLFVGAMIPFIFSSLAIRAVGQAAMAMVEEVRRQFRTIKGIMEGTGKPEYDKCVAISTEASIKKMMLPGAIAIVSPLIIGFLLGPEPLGGFLAGATVSGVLMGMFQNNAGGAWDNAKKSFEKGVEINGETHYKKSEPHKASVTGDTVGDPFKDTSGPSMNILIKLMSIVSLVIAPTLAQLHKSDAEQPATTAVKHVTTPKAVTQHNNTVALK